The window ATGCCCATGGAAGTTGGATGGAACCGATCACAAAGTATCTAGAAGCAAGGGAACTCCCAGAGGATGAGCTTCAAGCACATCAGATCAGGATTAAGTTCGCAAGGTATAACATGATTGGAGATCAATTATAGGGTATTTTTACAATGGGCCTTATTTAAGGTGTTTGGACCcaaaaaaagcaaaatatgTCATCTCAGAATTGCACGAAGGAGTGTGTAGGAATCATGGCTGGTCACTTACTCATTGAGCTCGCACACAAGGGTACTACTGGCCCACCATGCATAAGGACGCCCAGGACTTAGTGTGAACGTGTGACAATTGTTAACAGTATGCACACATTCCTCAGCTACTGTTAGAGTCTCTCACTCCTTTAGTCAGTCCTTAGCTCTTTGTCCAATGGGGAATAGATATAATGGGGCCTTTTCCAGTAGCCCCCACCCAAAAGAAATTCTTATTGGTGGAAATTGACTATTTTACAAAGTGGGTCGAGACAAAGGCTTTTGCGACAATAAAAGATAAAGATGTAATGAGATTCTTATGGAAGAGTATCATTTGTCGTTTTGGAATAgcacaaataataatatttgataatggGTCACAATTTGATAACtcaaattatagaaaattttgtaCCAAGTTGGGAATCAAGAATTTGTATTCATTACCATGCTACTGACAAGTTAACGGGCAAGAAGAAGCAACAAACAAGTCCCTTCTTGTTGCGCTGAAGAAAAGACTTCAAGGAGCTAGTGGACGTTGGGTGGAAAAGTTACTCGGAGTATTGTGGGCCCATCTAACCACGAGACGACGCTCAATTGGGAAGACTCTTTTCTCCCCAGATTATGACATGGAGGTTGTCATTCCAACCGAAATAGGAATGCTAACATTGCAAGCAACCTTAGGAACCGACAAACAATCAAGAGATCGAAGCTAGTTTGGATTGGGCAGATGAGTTAAGGGAAGCAGTTTTGATTCGAATAGAAGCTTATCATCATCAAACTATGGCATATTATAATAAGCAGTCAAAACCGCGACAACTGAAAGTTGGGGACTTAGTCTTGAggaaaatgttttgaaatatgGAACACTCAGGCCTAACAAATTACAAGCCAATTGGGAAAGACCCTATCGTGTAATAAAAGTAGGTCATAGGAGAGCCTACTACCTAGAAAAACTGATTGGGGAGCATTTACCTTGTTCCTGGAATATTTCAAACCTAAAAAGGTATTTCCTATGAATAAAAATCCTTTGATTAAGTAAAGGATGTGAGCACACTAGAAAAATGCTTTAAAGGATAAATGCAATATCATAAAAACCTCGAACAAAGTGGagacaaaaataattattggaaGCAAGGAGTTCCAAAGAAATCCCTGAACAAAGTAGGGGCGAAATAAGTAGGGCTCAAAGGCCTATTATCAAGGAAAAATCCTACGAACACttaaacaaatacaaaaaaaaaaaaaaaaaaatgataaaacccgCCCAGGTCAAAAACCAATGTAACTATTAagttttttacaaaaaaaaaaaaaaatactatgatTTCAAGTCATTCTTCTAGGTTATCAATATGTGTAATGGGATCCAAGTTGGCTAGCAAAGACTCTAGTTCTTCAGTTCTTCCTAAGGTGATCTCTTAATTATCCTGATCACCTGTTACTATAGCCAGAGAAGGCGCATCACCGACGTGACATGAAGAAGAAACCTCATCTGGGCAGGGGACTATTTCTTCTTGTAAAGAAACGTTCAAGGGAGTTGACACACCAGCGGGATTGACTTTGTCCCTGTTTGTATCAACCGACGTCACTTTTTTGTTAGCTCTACTAGTGCCTAGAGATGAAGTTTCAGGGACAATACATTTGTCTTCAATGACAAAGTCATCGTCGGTATAAAAGTCTTCAGTGATAGCATGCTTTTATTTGCAACATCTATACGTGCACTAGTACATCTTCTCCACCTGCTGGGTATACTCAACAGTTAACTTTGCATGCTGAGTTTTTAGCGCGAACTAGGACTAGTTAACTTGAAGATGGAGTCGTTCTATCTCCTCCACATTCCTTTTATGATCCTTCTTCAAGTCCCCGCATTCAGTTTCAAGAGTTTGGATTGAAGCTTGAAGGACTTTATAGGAATTCTCAAGTTCAGCCATGTGTGACTTGGTTGAAGCTAGCTTCATCTCAAGGTTCCCTTGCTTGGCCACAGACTCAACAATGTATTGCCTAGGCTTATTAGCAGCCTCCAACTTCTTATTGGCAAATTGAAGCCAATGTTTCAAATCTCTAATAGCAACAACCCCTGACACATAAATATGGTAGTGTTTAAtgcattgaaattttttaaggaaaagtaTTGAAAAACTGCTCAGTTTGCGATAGTACCATTTCAATAATTTGATCTTCATCCAAACCTCGGATGGCAACTACCATTTGAGCAACTCGAGCAGGAACCCCAATGGGAATGCTGGTAGTAAAGTTTAGATCTGGCTAACCAGGAACCTCTACAATGATCTGCTCAGTAGTAGGGAAAAAAACATCCATATTTGATAAAGGAGGATCATAATTGGTAATGAGAGATACCAATTTAGAATTTCCCCTACCTCCTCAGTTGAGATGGGGCCAACCTTGTGAGGATGCAGATTTTTCCTTGGATAAAGGTCGAGAACAATTATCTTGTCGTGAGAATTCACTTGTGGATTGGTGTCTGGTAAAGCGCTCTATGTAGTTGACGCTTCTTGATACGTACTAGAAGTTGGTTAGGTGGTCTTAGATAGTCCgacttctagtttttttttttctctctaaccCGACTAAAGATGTGAGGGGTCTCACCTTTTGCATCGTCCATTTTTTCCACAATCAAAGGCATCGACTTGGTTTGTTCAACAGAATCGTTGTCCGACACCAATAGTGGCAGGTCTGTTAAGGCGATAAAAGCTTAATCTCGAGCAAAAGGAGTGTGCTTGGGCGAAAAGTCGGGGATTGTGGTAGAAGGACTAAGTCGGGCAAGTTGTTGAGTAGTTGCTAGTGGGACAAGTTGCTCATTCTCACCAACAGCTTCTGTGCTAGTATCAATGGAATCATAAGGTTTATCTATTGTAAAGTCTTTCAGAACAAAATGCACCCCGAGAATTAAATCACTAGGAGAAATCCTTGGAAAAATTTAAGAGGTAAAAGGATCCGGATTCGAGAGCACACTTTGAAGATTGTTCTCAGTAAGCAGAAGAGAAAAACTTCTTTACTTGTAGTCAATGTTGAACAACTTAGTGAGTCGCTCCCGAGAAGGTTTTTCCATCCACTCTACTAGGCGTCCTCGACTATTTTCACTTGTCTAGAAGTAAGACtagtgaaatttgaaaaaaaaagaaaagaaaaaaaaagaggaagtcAATGCCatgttttgaataaattattatgaatcaCTTACTGAGAAGTTTTAGAGTATGATTCAGAGGGTAAGGATCGCAGGGATCTGGAGTTGAAAATTCTCATTCCCCAAAAACAATCACACGTTCGATGGCCCAACCTTTCTTAGAATTCGATAAGTTCGTGACTAGTTGCAATTGTCATCTACAAGCAAAAACGAGGTGTTTCTCCCATTTGTTCAGCTTAATggtataaatgaataaaatatcaaGCAAAGATAACTTGAGGTTAAACAACTGGTTTAAAATAGAGCAACCCATGAGAATGCGAATTGAGTTCAGATGGATGTATGAGGCCGGAATTTGGGTATAGTGTAGGAATTGCCTCACTAACAAAGACAAAGGTAAACGTAATCCAACATGGAATTGCTCCCTAGTAAATATCGCTTGGAAGAGGTGTTGTGTTGCATAGTAGTTGGACATTAACATTGTTAGGAATATTGAAATCCCTTCTAAATTCATCAATGACAAAATCATCCACAATACGAATTGAAGTGTGGGTTGTGTTATCTGAAAAATAACCTTTTTGGGGTCTTTTCCTTTTCATAGAACCTTCAGATTGCTTCAACATTCTATAAGGACTTTCGCTGCtagcaagaaaagaaaagaagaagggaAACCTAGGAAGGGGTTTCTAGGTGCACTTTTGTGTAAAAATTTGGGAGGTCAGGCAACTAAAAGAACTTATCCAGATAAGCGAGAATGTGAACAAGATAAGTAGAACAAAAACCAAAACTTGCATGTAAGGATGATGAAAGGGATGGGTTTTTCCTCACTTGACACCAATAACATAGGATTAGCAGCTTGATgcaaatggaaaaggaaaaagcaaaaaaattgcGATACGGTAACGGTGCTATTGAGACTCCAAATGGAAGTATATCTTAActtttggaatttgaaaaagCATAGTGCACATGTCACCACTAGGGGGAAAGAGAAACCCCTAAAGGCGGTTGATGGGTGCATCAATAAATGTGTCTAAtgcaaaaaattgaaaaatccaaaaaattaagggaaaatgTGTTCCTGccaaaagtaaaaggaaaattttcgTTTGACCTCATGCTAAGGTCAACAAAAAATTGGGGGCAATTGTGGGTACCCCCATAAATAAGGGTGATGGGCCTATCCAAAACTATTCTCTGAGTTAGGCCAACTTGGGCTAGGATTAAAGCCCGACTAGCTTGAATGGCCCAACAAGAAAAGTGGCAAAATAGATCGTGGAAAAGCTATCCATGAGGAGTAGCAAAGACGGTTAGTGCTTGGGGCTGTAACTGCTTGAAATGGCAAAGAAAGTGCTCTCATGATCTCCACGCCTATCGGTAGTTGAAGGATATATGAATGCAACTGGCTAGGCTACGAGAGAGTAAGAAATTAATAacccaaaaatattatttttttctaaagaaaaccACAACTGACTTAACCATCGAAGGAGGTTGTCCCGGGGTAACATCGGGTGAGCCCTGTGTGGCAAGTAAGAGAAAACATGGAGCGAAATGAAGACTACTGATCAAGAAATTCTCAACTCCAACAGCGAGGTCCCACATAGATGATATCAATACTCCTTATCCAAATTATACATGAAAatcagtttcatttttttcctcaaaattaattttttttttcataatatgatTGGAGGGTGGAAAATAGagatttttttccatttttattttaattaaaataaaatttcacaaaatcccttgaaattttttagttttttataaatatttcaaacaccaaaattaagaatttaaaaatagtaataattttttttttcaaacatactATAagaatatttggataaaaatcaCTAGTGGTGCTTGAGATTAggttaacaattttgttttcaattatacCAATGGTCATAACTTTCATTATCAAATTGAAAGTACTCAAAGTCTCGAATATATAAGTATATATTAATGAGAGATGTAAgacaaaacaataataatgtaaaagtgaaaaaaaaataaaaattcgtAACTCCTATCAAATTCTCGTTACACAAGTTCCATTCATTCGAAACAGACACAATaggcaaataattttttatttaattatttttgaagaaaatatcataattatccttatatttagtaaaattatttttgaaattcaaatcgctatatatatttttggattCCTATTtggaatgaaatgaaaatttaaaaattaggaCGGTCGCCATCGGAATGTCCGAGCAGGAGTCTAAGACCCAaactatatgtatatatatatatatatatatatataatatatatatatatatatatatatatataggaaaaaagaaaaagaagaagaaggagaaagtACATCGCTGGCTGGGTCGAGGAATGTGCTGTAGTGTTGTTTGGCAGAActcaattaattaaagaaagagaCTTTGGAGAAATTGGCGCCCCTTTTTTCtgtttctataatttatttcatcCCATCTGCCTTTTCTCtcccctttttctctttttgctttctttctcgctttttttttcaatccatctttctccttcttttttttggtttttattcttctttcgCCATGTCCGCTCGTAGACGAACATTGCTCAAGGTCATTGTTCTCGGCGACAGtgggtacttttttttttgtgtttaattTTTGATTTGGAAGTTTTTAGATTCTGGGTTTTgctctgtttatttatttattgtatacATTTTGGTTACGAAATTCGCTAACGTTGTTTCTCGTttggttttttgaatttttttcttggttaATGTTAGGGTCGGCAAGACGTCCTTGATGAACCAGTATCCTTTTTAGTAATTGATTGATCTGTGAGAATTTTCTTTCTGTGTTCTAGGTTCTGTGCTCTTTGAATCCGTGTTTCTGCACATAgtctctttttcaattttttttgtttatttatgttttcaattttgaagtttgattttttttttatttatatttatttatttatttatttttttacctaatATTTTTTGCAGCTCTTGCTGGTTTTGGTTATTTATGTTATGTATGTTTTAAAGCATGGGTTGTTGTTGCTTCTTCGTCTTGAATcatgtgattaaaaaaaacgGTGCATTGTTATTGATCCAATAATATTTGGAGGGTAGTTAGGAAACTTCTGATTAAAGTTTCCTGAACTGAACTTCTGAGTCCACTAATTTGGTTGTTTAGTCCACTAAATTATGGATCTTGAGTGATTTAGAATCATATCCAAGAATTAATTAGTGCAGGCAGAAATATGATATGTGGAAGGAAAATCTGATCTGAGTGTTTTTCATAGTGGTGTTTTTTAATGATGCCTGCATCTGGCTACTTGGTCTTGGTGGAGAAGGCTAGTTGGGCCAGGCCATCACTTTAGTAAAAGATTAGCATATGTGGCTCTTAACTGCTTATCTAGATATGTACATAAGAAGTTCAGTCAACAATACAAAGCTACAATTGGTGCCGATTTTGTCACAAAGGAGCTCCAAATTGATGACCGACTCGTCACTCTTCAAGTGGGTTTATGTTTCAATGCTACTTTTTATGTGATGCATACTTTTATTTAGAGTATTGTAAATGAATATGCTTTGGTTAAATGACGGTATGTTTCCCCGGGTAGATATGGGACACAGCAGGGCAAGAAAGATTTCAGAGTCTCGGTGTTGCATTTTATAGAGGAGCAGATTGCTGTGTTCTAGTTTATGATGTTAATGTTATGAGGTCATTTGATACACTTGACAATTGGCACGAGGAGTTTCTCAAACAGGTTCATGATGCTTTCTTGATTCCTTTGTTTCTTGTTGTTGGTGGATATTCTTTTGCTAATTGTCTACCTGCTGGGTCAGTGTGTGTTTTCTTGAATATTCTTTCCGCTTGTTGTATCCTTATGCCTTGTTTTATCAATCTTCTTAATGAAATAAAGGCCAAGTGTGGATCaagttgttcattacatctcatttacaagaaataaaaataaattgtgatatCAAACAGCAGCCGTATATCAATCTACTTTTCCTGTTTGAAGTAATTCCTATCATTTAGGTTCGGTAATATGGAGAGAAGTCAATTGCATATTACTTTAGCTTGAAATTCTTTCCTAACTATTAATGTTGGCCTCATAAAACTTGTCTTTGGGATTTCATGACATATAGCCAGTAACTGTGAATTAAACTGGtttgaaattaaagaatatTACTATCAGGtttttattacctttttttttttattatttaagaatttctCATTGTATTTATGTCTTGATAAGTATAGGgtctttaattttctaaattattgttAGTTCAATAATGGATATATTGTAATCTATCTACTCTCCATactcaaataatataaatatcaatttcaccatcattttaataatattaatatcttTCAATAGTCAATACTATTAAATTTTTGTACCTAAAGTCATGTTAGGGAATTaacaaaatgataataatggtttaaaacattaaatattgtATCCCACATAACACAAAGTGTCAAGGTTATTTAGATAAAAAGTTCACCTTGTCCAATCCAGTTTCCTAGACATCAAGAAAttcaaaactaaacaaaattagAGTGAACATCTTTGAGAAGGTTTATACTCTTGATCttcattaaattgaaattatcaTCGTTGGGTCTGTTTTTTAAAGCAACAACTCACCTCTTTTTGAAACTGTGTTTGCCCTCATTGTCTTAGTGACTTGGTTGAGGCAATTACCTAGATGCCACTTCTTTGGAGACATTTTGCCTAGGCCTTGCCTTGCCTAAGCAACCTAGAGGATCACCTTGTAATAGCAGTGTCCTTTTACACCTTTCTACTTTCGTTCCTTTAAAATCCATTAAATGACTAACGTCTTTCATTTGAAATATCATTGATGTTCTAGAAATggcatttttcttattctttgaaAAGCTGttctaataatgaaaaaaaagaaataaaggaaagtGTAAAAAGGATGCAACCTAAATAATCTAGATGCATTGGTAAAGTACTAGCACCTTCCTCTCTTTGTTGCACAATCATTGGGTCATCTAATGTTAATAACTTTTTGCCCTCATTTCCTGACTTCAACACTCAACTTATTGAACACTGCCCTTTTTAATCTGCATACTGTATGTGATGCCTTGTTAGAAACATACAAGGAGGTTGGtgcatatatattttcttatgcGTTCTTGATATCAAGCTAGATAAAGACGTAAGCAGTGAGATGGTCCCCAAAGTAGTCTACCACAAGATTCGTAGCTTTTTGCAATAAATTGAGTTTTAAACATTTCAGTATTCTATTAGATTTATATTTGGTAACCCAAACCATTGGCATCCCACAATTTGCTTTCCTAGAGGTAAAGGGGTTACCTTCCATGCACCATTCTTGATTAGGATGAGCCTCCAAAGTTTACCCACAAAGGTAATGAGAGGGAACAAAGAAATCCTAAGTTGAGGGTATTTGggtaatattataaaattagtttattttgaaGTCAACTTTAATAGTAGTTTGTAATTTGAGTTTGtatagaatttagaaaataaaagttcaaTTCCATGAAAGAAGATTTTCTAAATTCTAATAAGACTCCACTAAGTAATTACTGCTAATTTGActccaaataatccaaataggaaaaattacttaaataccCTTAACTTCTTTTTGTCAATAAACTTAGGAAGCTCATCctcatttgtttttttcccctttttgtttgtatctctctctctctctcttgctccatccctttctcttattttttggattttgccTCAATAAGAAGCATCGGTTTGATGGAAAAGAAGGAAAGTTTGGAGAACTGCACTTTCCTATGTTATTGATGGAGAATAAGGTGGAAATATCCTTTGATGACTTCCAAGAGGAGGGACAGGCTAGTTCCAATGCTCAAGTCTTAATTTGGGACACTAATGACTATTTAAATGTATCTTGGGACTTCCCATAATTAGTTTGTTAAGTTTCAATTTTAGTTAATGGTTGAAGTTTCGTCAAGTTTGTATTTCTTTTAGTCTtcttatttcattaaaaaaagtttttattttgttttagtgTCTAAATATCCTTTCTTATATCTTTCCTAAGGAATTATGAAAGTTGTTGTGTTAGGGAAGGGTAATAAGAGTCTATGTATACCTATGTAGTCTTtcaaattgagaagaagaattttaattaaagtttcAGCATCTATCATGTTTGAGGATGTGATTGCCTTCTTTCTACGTATGATTGCCTAGGAACCCTAGCATAAGGATATATATACTAGccatcttttgttttctttacctTATCTATCACAACTAGAAGTGATTGAAGTTATAAGGGAAATTTTAAGATCCCACCTCAGTTATTTTTGTCTTTGATGGAAGAAAAGGAATTGGAGGGTCTTTGAAGGGGTAAGGCTCTTGGTACTAAATCTTAAAGTGTCTTCcttttgtcttgtttttttatgaGATTATGGATACTCGTGGAAGGGGTGTTGTCTCTTCTTGACTAAATAGAGAGGATATGATGGGCACAAGTGGTCCTTTTTGGTGCTGTTTGCTGTTCTGtttttctcattcttctcttttttcatcCACTTGCTTTGGTTGTTTGTGTTCTCCCTATGTGCTAGTTTTTGCCCCCTTTTGGCCATTTAGTATACATCATCAGTTAcctattaaaatttaataagcatgcctttttctaaatttgtttatatatgataaaaacaCTTAACAACTTGATCGGATCATTTACCAGTTCTTGGACACAAAATTGTTCTAAACGAGCATAATCAAAGACATGGTATCAAATTGAATACTGATGCTGCAGCTGCAACACTATATATGGTGCTTCACCTTTGAAAATATAGGTAGACAACTTAAAATGTAGCCATCTGTAAACAATTGTTTTCTACCACCCCACCTTCACCTCAAAGACAACTTTGGAACACGCATGTGGAACATAATGTAACTAGAGCAAGTTCTATTTAGATATTTGGACCATGATGGCTATTCTGTTGTTGAGCAATCAAGTTGGAACCAAAGCTATGACTAGCATTTGGATCAATATCATGGAAGGATAGATCATAGAtcatccttcattttctttctattgaTCCTTGATAAGATCTTTCACATTTTGAGGATAAGATATCACAAAATGGCCATGGTTTTTGGTTAATACTGGTGCATTGTTGGAACATAATGTTTCTATTAATCCTTGATAAGATCTTTCACATTTTGAGGATAAGATATCACAAAATGGCCATGGTTTTTGGCTAATACTGGTGCATTGTTGGAACATAATGTGAATAATGTAGGGTAGCTTTgtgcaaagaaaaaaagaaatctatCCTTGGTTGAAATATAAGCAAACATGCCCAATTTAATCAGGCATGAAGTATGTTTTGAAGTAGCATATGTACATTACTTGGTGCTCTCAAAATGGTGGAAGATTGTTGTGACCTTTAAATGAAGGCATTGAAGTTCTCATGGGACAATGTAGTTGTGTCTTCTAATGGTTTCATCTACAAAGACCTATGGTCGCATGACCTAGTTCCCTATTCCCTAATAAGTCTAATTGTTGACTATACCtcaattatttagaaaataaagtttgTTATTATTGATTTCACCATTTGACGTATGTTcacaaaaggaagaaaatgatattttagtgatcttttatatatttaagttgttgggAGTCAAGCTAGTAATAGTATGTTAATTTAAGTCCTACTTAAAATTATGGAATCTTCTTTACTagaactttctatttttaaaagtttttattttccaaaaaccatgttttctaaaagttcctagtttttaaaaaatttctactttttgaaaaagtttCGATTTCCTAAAAGAATCTATACTTGAGAatgatttaatgattttattctctaagaagtttttattttcttttaattccaTTATTTCGAAGGGTGAGGAGTTCTAGGAAAAGAATTAGATTCCTAATAGGTTATTACCTTAACTTCATTTCTCcattctttttttgtttcctttccttttctttttttgaaaagatcTGGTATACCCTTATTTGATTGTAGGTGGCTTCCTTAAGGTTGCCTTTCATTAGTTGCAGTGTCATTTATATTATTGCTCTGGGGATGATAACTCTTAATACTACATGCAAACAAGACCTAAAAAAGTAAATGAAGTTAGCATATTCAGGTTGAGTTTAATCATGATTGTGTTATAATCATGTCGACCAACTTAACCTGTTTGTTAAATGAGTTACATTCAGGTTGAAAACTCCCTCCAATTTTGATCCATTTAATTGTCAATTCCTGTTGACACGATCACAACTGAACTCTTATATGACCTGTTCGATATTTGTGTTAGGTTGAAATGATTGTATTGGCTTGTGTAAGATCATTTAATTCATATAGTtgtatattttaagattttcttttaacGTAAGAGTTTTAACTTTTCatgaataaattatatttattttattatcttttaaaatagagtttttgttaataaattatatttatatcataCATTTATACATACGTACATATTTGAATCAATCATGCCCTTGAGGCTTTGCTCAAGTGGCAAGGTGCTGGGGTGGGGACTTGGGAGGTTTGAAGTTCGAGTCCgagcaaagaaagaaaaaaaagattcctaaaaaaatattcctgttttttttttttttttttttttttttttttttattctcttagaAAACAAGTCTTTTGAGAAAACATGTTGAAGTATAATTAACGTAAATTTAAAGTCTTAAATTGGTTAAACAAAATATGTcaaataatatgattattaagcaACTTCTCACAATTTGTTCACAATACAAACAATTAGTTTGACAAGGTCTGTCTGAATTTTTTGATGTGGAGCTAGATGTGTATAGCAGAGCTGCCTACTAAAAACCACTACCGCACTACTCACAGCTTGGCCTGGAATCAAACCATGCTTTGCCATGAAATCATTGGATAAGATACATGGACTTGGTTCACAATGATAGGAATGGAGACTCTTGGGGCCTGGCTTCTAAACAATTGCGTTGTGGTCTTAGTAGAGAATTTGAATTACATCTAACTTTCTCATGACCACTAGAAGATCAGTAGAAGTGGGGCCATTGACCATTAGAGATTGTTGTTAAAAGTCAGTGGGTTGTGAGTGTCAAATTAAATCCTGACTGAACCAGACCTGTTTATTAAAGAAGTTATGTAAATCTTGTCATATTACATGTGTAATAAATGGGTTGTATTCATATTAAAGGACTATGACATGATTATTAAACGGGTTGTATTTGCTTGACCAGATTTCGCTATGATCTTATATCAACATGGAACAAACTACATATAACATGACTTTAGTGTCACACAAATATTACTCTACAAATCCATATAACACGATTCTATTGCCACTCAAATGTTGCCATTGCCTtcctttgttcaataaattgACACGTGATCTTGGGCTGTTGTTGGTAGACCTGATAGTCAATCTTCtttaaatttcttcattttggtCTACTGTGTCCCTTTTTGCAACCATACTAAAAACTGAAAATCATGCTGAAATTATGAATTCTCAACTCTTCAACCAGTTTTGGCAAGTTACATAGGTTGCAAATGGTGAAATTGACATTTCTTTTAATAAGTCAAGGGATATTTTGAAATGTCGTAATTATTATCTTATGGCAATCTATTATTCAAAGCCTTGACAAAGGTCCAAACTCAAACTCATTGTCAATGGGGCCATAATATGTAGTAAATGGCTTAAACCGAGTCTAATATCTTTGTTAATGAAACTGATGATTTTTCTCTCCATAGTTTGAccataattattttcacttttgatGTTATGAAAACCTGCTACATGCTTTGCAAGATGGGGGAAAATCACAGAAACATGATCCCCTTCTGAAAACCTACCATGCATTGGGTAAGCTCAGGACTTGAATCTCAAGCCTCCTCCTGTTCCTGAGGGGGAGTGCTGTTGTCTGTGGCTTCCCagtttcttattattttttttttgttttgcacttttttttgtttgcttgtttAGACTGACAACTTCATGAAAACTTGTTCAATGGAAAAATAGGtatttaaattacaattttttttgttcaatggtACCATTTGCTTCAGGATTTCAACTAATGAATGATCTAATGGTTTGCAAGAGTTTGACATGATATATGGTGTATTACCATTATGTGTTGCCTGTTTCATGTTCTGATTTTATGCTTTTCCCATTGTTTTCTAATGtatgattcttttttctttttgatgtaTGTAAAAGAGTCTAGAAGCAGATTTGTCAAGGATTACTATTGCTTTTTTCTGAATTATGTTGTAATGGCCAGTATTTTAGTGTCAGAAGGTTTGTGTGTGCTAGC is drawn from Vitis riparia cultivar Riparia Gloire de Montpellier isolate 1030 chromosome 18, EGFV_Vit.rip_1.0, whole genome shotgun sequence and contains these coding sequences:
- the LOC117907468 gene encoding ras-related protein Rab7 isoform X1, which translates into the protein MSARRRTLLKVIVLGDSGVGKTSLMNQYVHKKFSQQYKATIGADFVTKELQIDDRLVTLQIWDTAGQERFQSLGVAFYRGADCCVLVYDVNVMRSFDTLDNWHEEFLKQANPSDPKTFPFILLGNKIDIDGGNSRVVSKKKAEDWCASKGNIPYFETSAKEDYNVDAAFLCIAKTALANEHEQDIYFQGIPEAVSETEQGGGCAC